In Drosophila yakuba strain Tai18E2 chromosome X, Prin_Dyak_Tai18E2_2.1, whole genome shotgun sequence, a single genomic region encodes these proteins:
- the LOC6525483 gene encoding LOW QUALITY PROTEIN: uncharacterized protein LOC6525483 (The sequence of the model RefSeq protein was modified relative to this genomic sequence to represent the inferred CDS: deleted 1 base in 1 codon): MSTESPNEAHPVESVLDQKLALNRALVRLVQQARRLNFTSLEGYGSLEGFLLEHAVPELPMTDSETAHSTTTATSSARPCPKRKPSGQVRSAAKAIKLRKTDTHLRTPRGVQCMTAHLPVPPPPPPPSPRYPQARELDVALETADHLRIEMAETDALLDQLLYDAKALERQVAIQCQWQRDTELIRSLEMEYNGRSLRYLIEAIQSDCESEHVQALWRRCHRSLERHAERQLALDSEEDSHLERIDLNEDEGNGKGTQTDLSENEILPALANVICQWMRSTAECLRQRAQEQTREQAKATKCSRECHAKPALDSI, encoded by the exons ATGAGCACTGAATCACCGAATGAAGCGCACCCAGTGGAATCCGTGCTTGACCAGAAATTGGCTTTGAATCGTGCTCTTGTCAGATTGGTCCAACAAGCGCGTCGTCTCAATTTTACCAGCTTGGAGGGCTATGGATCGCTGGAGGGATTCCTCCTGGAGCACGCAGTGCCAGAGTTGCCGATGACGGACAGTGAAACCGCACACTCCACCACCACAGCGACCAGCTCGGCCAGGCCGTGTCCAAAGCGAAAACCCAGTGGCCAAGTCCGATCGGCGGCCAAGGCAATCAAATTACGCAAGACTGATACGCATCTGAGGACGCCACGTGGCGTCCAGTGTATGACCGCACATCTGCCGgtgccgccgccaccgccaccgccctCTCCACGCTACCCACAGGCACGGGAACTTGATGTGGCCCTGGAGACGGCCGATCATCTACGGATCGAAATGGCCGAGACGGACGCACTATTGGATCAACTGCTATACGATGCCAAGGCCCTCGAACGCCAGGTGGCGATCCAGTGTCAATGGCAAAGGGATACGGAGCTAATACGCAGTCTGGAGATGGAGTACAATGGGCGATCCTTGAGGTATCTGATAGAGGCCATTCAGTCGGACTGCGAGAGTGAGCATGTCCAGGCGCTCTGGAGGCGTTGCCATCGCTCCTTGGAACGCCACGCGGAGCGTCAGCTGGCGCTGGATTCCGAAGAGGATTCGCATCTGGAGCGCATTGATCTCAATGAAGACGAGGGCAACGGCAAGGGCACCCAAACCGATCTTTCTGAGAACGAGATTTTGCCAGCACTG GCAAATGTGATATGCCAATGGATGCGAAGTACGGCGGAGTGCTTAAGGCAGCGGGCTCAGGAGCAGACTCGGGAGCAGGCGAAGGCCACCAAGTGCAGCAGAGAGTGCCACGCAAAGCCTGCCTTGGATAGTATTTGA